The following are from one region of the Salvia splendens isolate huo1 chromosome 2, SspV2, whole genome shotgun sequence genome:
- the LOC121775545 gene encoding uncharacterized protein LOC121775545: protein MSFNPLSAILKEHKLEGHNYIVWKQNLDIVLTAKEYKYVLTTECPPEPATNASAAVKETYRKWRKANEMAKCYMLASMSTILQHQHQGMNTATGIMNNLNNLFGTQNRAAKSLAFRSIMTKVMKEGTSSLPASYQQFKLNFEMNKRDYTLAELLTELQSAEDLMVQTKAAMMSSRSSSSGFKPGKGKKKAQNVVAPKIAKGKNKRVNTNKKQKGKCFKCVEKGHWKLHCPKKSNCSGNKAVE, encoded by the exons atgtcgttcaatcctctttccgctaTTCTTAAAGAACACAAACTCGAAGGTCATAACTATATCgtatggaaacaaaacttggatatCGTTCTCACTGCCAAAGAGTACAAATATGTGCTCACTACGGAATGTCCACCCGAACCTGCTACAAATGCTTCTGCAGCAGTGAAAGAAACATATAGAAAGTGGCGTAAAGCCAATGAGATGgcgaagtgctacatgttggcttctatgtcaacAATACTTCAACATCAGCATCAAGGCATGAACACTGCTACTGGGATTATGAACAATCTTAATaacctttttggtactcagaatcgagcgGCTAAATCTTTAGCCTTTCGGAGCATCATGACTAAGGTTATGAAGGAGGGCacatct AGTTTGCCAGCTAGCtatcagcagttcaagctcaatttcgagatgaacaagaGGGATTACACCCTAGCTGAACTGTTGACTGAGTTGCAGTCAGCGGAGGATCTTATGGTCCAGACAAAGGCTGCTATGATGAGTTCTAGGTCGTCTTCCTCAGGCTTTAAGCCTGGTAAGGGGAAGAAGAAAGCCCAGAATGTTGTAGCACCAAAGATAGCTAAGGGCAAAAACAAACGGGTGAACACGAACAAGAAGCAAAAGGGCAAGTGTTTCAAATGCGtcgaaaaggggcattggaagctgCATTGTCCTAAAAAGAGCAATTgctcag GTAACAAGGCAGTTGAATGA